Proteins from one Periplaneta americana isolate PAMFEO1 chromosome 6, P.americana_PAMFEO1_priV1, whole genome shotgun sequence genomic window:
- the Hibch gene encoding 3-hydroxyisobutyryl-CoA hydrolase, mitochondrial — translation MVFACKTGLTSFTRRTQQLRGILTSQRPMSSGEENDVILQSVHNKGLITLNRPKALNALNLPMIRKIYPAMKKWENEKCMVIIKGAGEKAFCAGGDVKSLAEAGLKGDHIGKTFFREEYTLNALIGTYSIPYVALIDGITMGGGVGLSVHGPFRVATERTLFAMPETTIGLFSDVGGSHFLSRLGGKLGLYLAITGHRLRGIDCLKAGIATHYCESSKLPELEKELLECKNPATDIKEILDRSTKAHKVEQHQFSLAPHLKQIENCFSAPTVEEIVARLKADGSDWAVKNLEILSKVSPTSCKVIKKELEEGATKSLQECLMMEYRLGSHFCDRMEFYEGVRALLIDKDQKPKWNPPTLEEVTQELVDYHFAPLSPEEELKL, via the exons ATG GTTTTCGCGTGCAAGACGGGTTTAACCTCATTCACAAGGCGTACACAACAGCTGAGAGGAATTCTAACTTCTCAAAGGCCGATGTCTTCTGGCGAAGAAAATGATGTTATCCTTCAATCCGTCCATAATAAGGGACTTATAACGTTAAATAGACCGAAGGCCCTAAATGCCCTCAACCTGCCAATGATTAGAAAAATTTATCCAGCTATGAAAAAGTGGGAGAACGAAAAGTGTATGGTAATTATCAAGGGTGCTGGAGAGAAAGCGTTCTGTGCTGGTGGTGATGTAAAATCTCTAGCAGAAGCTGGATTGAAAGGAGACCACATTGGGAAAACTTTCTTTAGAGAAGAATATACCTTAAATGCCTTAATTGGTACATATAGTATTCCTTATGTTGCTCTTATAGATGGAATCACAATGGGTGGTGGGGTTGGACTATCCGTTCACGGGCCGTTTCGAGTAGCTACTGAAAGGACCTTGTTTGCCATGCCAGAAACTACTATTGGACTATTTTCTGATGTAGGTGGGAGTCACTTTCTCTCACGGCTCGGAGGAAAATTGGGTTTATACCTAGCCATTACAGGACACAGACTGAGGGGAATCGATTGTTTAAAGGCTGGCATAGCAACCCATTATTGTGAGAGCTCAAAACTTCCAGAGCTTGAGAAAGAACTCTTAGAGTGTAAAAATCCAGCCACGGACATTAAGGAGATTCTTGATAGATCCACCAAAGCTCACAAAGTTGAGCAACACCAGTTCAGCCTCGCCCCTCATCTTAAACAGATAGAGAATTGCTTTTCAGCACCTACAGTGGAAGAGATTGTAGCTAGATTGAAGGCGGATGGATCTGATTGGGCTGTGAAGAATTTGGAAATACTTAGCAAGGTTTCTCCCACCTCCTGCAAAGTCATAAAAAAAGAACTAGAGGAAGGGGCCACTAAGTCTTTGCAAGAGTGCCTCATGATGGAGTATCGCCTGGGTTCCCATTTTTGTGACAGAATGGAATTCTATGAAG GTGTTAGGGCTCTATTAATTGACAAGGATCAGAAACCCAAATGGAACCCACCCACACTAGAAGAAGTGACGCAAGAACTAGTGGATTATCACTTCGCACCTCTTTCACCAGAAGAAGAACTGAAATTATAA